One Nostoc sp. UHCC 0302 DNA window includes the following coding sequences:
- the pgmB gene encoding beta-phosphoglucomutase — translation MLNLSVSDFQHNQQLLDATGWNVIETEFDPTQLHHKETVFTLGNGFLGTRGSFEEGYPQDFSATLIHGVYDDVQIAHTELVNCPSWLPLVVKVAGESFSMDSGEILNYERRLDLRLGLVSRDVRWRSHNGHTLDFHFERFTSLADQHVLAIRCQITSLDFEGDVTVEVGFDAKPDTQGTQHWQTLSQGGADHILWLHSQTLHSEIQLGMAAKLVVEGDDTAPIRVENPSHSPTLASTFEFVPGKTVTVEKIVTVFTSRETENPIAAALERLADEPRYTTLLAAHIAAWDQVWQDSDIIIEGDRLSQLSVRYNLFQLLAVAPRQDDRVSIPPKTLSGFAYSGHIFWDTEIFILPFLTLTQPALARNLLTYRYHTLPGARRKAQEAGYQGAMFAWESATTGDEVTPRWVPGANGELVRIWCGDIEVHITADVAYAVWHYWQTTDDDDWMRDYGAEIILDTAVFWESRVQWNQERHSYDILDVIGPDENHDRVDNNAFTNLMVQWHLQSALALWDWFKQAYPEISADLVQKLNLTTERLHRWTEIQERLFINEDVETGLIEQFESFYQLEHVNLADYEPRTQSLQGLLGIEATSQKQILKQPDVLMLLYLLRDRYDYKTIATNWDYYTQRTDHSYGSSLGPAIHAILACDLNQPSLAYTHFMRAALVDLEDVRLNAGEGIHAASAGGVWQAVVFGFGGIRMTQFGPIACANLPSGWTRLKFRLKWRNEWFDFDLGAESEVKVPSLADTYSTIKGVIFDLDGVLTDTSEFHYLGWKRLAEEEGIPFNREANEAMRGLPRRESLLQILGDRTVTEEQIQEMMERKNRYYLELMQQITSADLLPGVTNLLEELRAAGIKVALGSSSKNAQSVIERLGIEDKLDAIADGYSVSQSKPAPDVFLFAAQQLGLSPSHCIVVEDATAGIEAAHAAGMQVVGLGPVARVGRANVVLSSLEGVSWQDLHQQLANSEKIGALVEARV, via the coding sequence ATGCTCAATCTGTCGGTTTCCGATTTTCAACACAATCAACAACTGCTTGACGCTACTGGCTGGAACGTTATTGAAACGGAGTTTGACCCCACGCAGCTACACCATAAAGAAACCGTCTTCACACTTGGCAACGGTTTCTTAGGAACGCGGGGTAGTTTCGAGGAAGGGTATCCTCAAGATTTTTCAGCAACATTGATTCACGGCGTATACGATGACGTCCAAATTGCTCATACTGAACTAGTCAACTGCCCTAGCTGGCTGCCATTGGTGGTAAAAGTGGCAGGGGAAAGCTTTAGCATGGATAGTGGTGAAATTCTCAACTACGAGCGTCGGCTTGACCTACGTTTGGGTTTAGTTAGCCGTGATGTGCGGTGGCGTAGCCATAATGGTCATACCTTAGACTTCCACTTCGAGCGTTTCACTAGTTTGGCAGATCAACACGTTTTGGCAATCCGTTGTCAAATCACATCCTTAGATTTTGAGGGTGATGTTACTGTCGAAGTTGGGTTTGATGCCAAACCAGATACCCAAGGCACACAACACTGGCAAACCCTAAGTCAAGGTGGAGCAGATCATATTCTCTGGCTACACAGCCAGACTCTCCACTCAGAGATTCAACTGGGGATGGCAGCTAAGTTAGTGGTAGAAGGTGATGATACTGCACCAATCCGCGTTGAAAATCCTTCTCATTCTCCAACCTTGGCAAGCACTTTTGAGTTCGTCCCCGGAAAAACGGTGACTGTAGAAAAGATTGTCACTGTGTTTACTTCACGAGAAACAGAAAATCCGATCGCAGCAGCACTAGAAAGATTAGCTGATGAACCCAGGTACACAACTCTGCTAGCAGCTCACATCGCTGCCTGGGATCAGGTGTGGCAAGACAGTGACATTATTATAGAAGGCGATCGCCTTTCGCAATTGAGCGTTCGTTACAATCTCTTTCAACTATTGGCAGTAGCACCACGTCAAGACGACAGAGTGAGCATTCCTCCCAAAACGCTGTCTGGCTTTGCCTACAGCGGACATATCTTTTGGGACACAGAAATTTTCATCCTTCCTTTTTTAACCTTAACTCAACCAGCCCTGGCGCGTAATTTGCTCACATACCGCTATCACACCTTACCAGGAGCGCGACGCAAAGCCCAAGAAGCGGGTTATCAAGGCGCAATGTTTGCTTGGGAAAGTGCCACTACTGGCGATGAAGTCACTCCCCGGTGGGTTCCAGGTGCTAACGGTGAATTAGTGCGGATTTGGTGCGGTGACATTGAAGTGCATATCACCGCTGACGTAGCTTATGCAGTCTGGCATTACTGGCAAACTACCGACGATGATGACTGGATGCGGGATTATGGTGCAGAAATTATCCTCGATACCGCTGTTTTCTGGGAAAGTCGGGTGCAGTGGAACCAAGAACGCCACAGTTATGACATTTTAGATGTGATTGGCCCAGATGAAAATCACGATCGCGTCGATAATAATGCCTTCACCAATCTGATGGTACAGTGGCACTTACAATCAGCTTTAGCGTTGTGGGACTGGTTTAAACAAGCTTATCCCGAAATTTCAGCAGATTTGGTGCAAAAACTCAACTTAACTACAGAACGTCTGCATCGTTGGACAGAAATTCAAGAACGTCTATTTATCAATGAAGATGTTGAAACAGGTTTAATTGAGCAGTTTGAGAGCTTTTACCAGCTAGAACACGTCAACCTTGCCGATTATGAACCACGCACTCAATCTCTACAAGGATTGCTGGGAATTGAAGCCACTAGCCAAAAGCAAATTCTCAAGCAGCCGGATGTGTTGATGCTTTTGTATTTGCTACGCGATCGCTACGATTATAAAACCATCGCTACCAACTGGGACTATTACACTCAGCGTACCGACCATAGTTATGGTTCCTCACTCGGCCCAGCAATTCACGCCATCTTAGCTTGTGACCTGAATCAGCCAAGTCTAGCCTACACGCATTTTATGCGAGCAGCCTTAGTAGACTTAGAAGATGTCAGGCTCAATGCAGGTGAAGGAATTCACGCCGCCAGTGCTGGAGGTGTTTGGCAAGCTGTAGTTTTTGGCTTTGGTGGTATCCGCATGACACAATTTGGCCCCATTGCTTGTGCAAATCTGCCTTCAGGCTGGACACGCTTGAAATTTCGGCTTAAATGGCGCAACGAGTGGTTTGACTTCGACTTGGGAGCAGAATCAGAAGTAAAAGTTCCCAGTTTGGCAGATACCTACTCAACAATTAAAGGCGTAATCTTTGATTTAGACGGTGTTTTAACTGATACCTCAGAGTTTCACTATTTAGGCTGGAAGCGGCTAGCAGAAGAAGAGGGCATCCCTTTTAATAGGGAAGCAAACGAAGCGATGCGAGGATTGCCACGGCGGGAATCACTATTGCAAATTTTAGGCGATCGCACCGTCACTGAAGAGCAAATTCAAGAGATGATGGAGCGAAAAAATCGCTACTACCTGGAACTGATGCAGCAGATTACTAGCGCTGATTTACTTCCTGGAGTGACAAATTTGTTAGAAGAACTACGAGCCGCTGGGATTAAAGTAGCATTGGGTTCATCCAGTAAAAATGCCCAGTCTGTAATTGAACGATTGGGCATTGAGGATAAATTAGATGCAATAGCCGATGGCTACAGTGTTTCTCAATCAAAACCAGCACCAGACGTCTTTCTGTTTGCTGCCCAACAACTTGGCTTGTCACCGTCACACTGTATCGTAGTGGAAGATGCAACAGCAGGTATCGAAGCTGCTCATGCTGCTGGTATGCAGGTTGTCGGGCTAGGCCCAGTTGCGCGAGTGGGTAGGGCTAATGTGGTTTTATCTAGTCTAGAAGGTGTGTCTTGGCAAGACTTGCACCAGCAGTTAGCTAACAGCGAGAAAATAGGCGCACTCGTAGAAGCGAGAGTGTAA